One genomic window of uncultured Erythrobacter sp. includes the following:
- a CDS encoding class I adenylate-forming enzyme family protein, with the protein MPLRPQSNTRDFSIDTLLRNCATQHASREATVDGAQRLTYAELDERVERMAHWLFAKGIGPGDRVAILLTDGAPYLTILLASGRIGAIAVLLNWRLAPSEIAWIIGNAEPTMTFVNPRFVALLEESEAGDVIEVDESHAPDGTFESIVANNQPVQTLPDLAAERPLYMMYTSGTTGKPKGCLQAGSAVASSAMGFSVRRGFTPEERLLSINPLFHVVGMQQVAAMLACGGCSVFAGRDDDSAAVLDLVHREASTTTSAFPTICFPWVAMEPVRDGTMPLTNYTGGAGMGRPQMYEFIEQDWDARVVGGYGQTEVCGFATFIDYPDMLEHPRSIGWAMPHVEMTILDPDGNQLPPGEEGEICLRGPSVMLGYWRNEEATEAALGHGWLRTGDLGTMDENGLGYLLGRAKELIKTGGENVYPAEVDAVFAEMPEVADAGCAGVPDKQWGEAVKAFVVLKPGETLSREEITARFKGKIAGYKRPRYIEFVDALPRDPIGKLLRRELSTRPVSEDQAA; encoded by the coding sequence ATGCCGCTACGCCCGCAATCGAACACCCGCGATTTTTCAATCGATACGCTGCTGCGGAACTGTGCAACCCAGCACGCAAGCCGCGAGGCTACGGTCGATGGCGCACAGCGGCTGACCTATGCGGAGCTCGACGAACGGGTCGAGCGAATGGCGCACTGGCTGTTCGCCAAGGGGATTGGCCCCGGCGACCGCGTGGCGATCCTGCTGACCGATGGCGCGCCGTATCTTACGATCCTACTGGCCAGCGGGCGGATCGGAGCGATTGCGGTGCTGCTGAATTGGCGGCTTGCTCCGAGTGAGATCGCATGGATCATCGGCAATGCCGAACCGACGATGACCTTCGTCAATCCGAGGTTTGTGGCGCTACTCGAAGAATCCGAGGCTGGCGACGTGATCGAAGTGGATGAATCGCACGCGCCCGATGGTACCTTCGAGAGCATTGTCGCGAACAACCAACCGGTCCAAACTTTGCCCGATCTCGCCGCCGAGCGCCCTCTTTACATGATGTATACCAGCGGCACGACGGGTAAGCCTAAAGGCTGTTTGCAGGCGGGGAGCGCAGTGGCGTCTTCAGCGATGGGGTTCTCGGTGCGGCGCGGGTTCACCCCCGAGGAACGGCTGCTCTCGATCAATCCGCTGTTTCACGTCGTCGGCATGCAGCAGGTCGCGGCGATGCTCGCCTGCGGCGGGTGCAGCGTCTTTGCCGGACGCGATGACGATAGCGCGGCCGTGCTCGATCTGGTCCACCGCGAAGCCAGCACCACGACCAGCGCCTTTCCTACGATCTGCTTCCCATGGGTCGCCATGGAGCCAGTCCGAGACGGAACGATGCCGCTCACCAACTACACCGGCGGAGCAGGCATGGGACGCCCGCAGATGTACGAATTCATCGAGCAGGACTGGGACGCTCGCGTGGTCGGCGGGTACGGGCAAACAGAAGTGTGCGGCTTTGCGACCTTCATCGACTATCCGGACATGCTCGAACACCCACGCTCGATTGGCTGGGCGATGCCACATGTCGAAATGACCATACTCGATCCGGATGGCAACCAATTGCCGCCCGGCGAAGAAGGCGAAATCTGTCTGCGCGGCCCCTCGGTGATGCTCGGCTACTGGCGCAATGAAGAAGCCACCGAAGCGGCGCTAGGCCATGGCTGGCTGCGCACCGGTGACCTTGGGACAATGGATGAGAACGGCCTCGGCTACCTGCTTGGCCGAGCGAAGGAGCTGATCAAAACCGGCGGCGAGAATGTCTACCCGGCGGAAGTCGACGCCGTCTTCGCCGAAATGCCCGAAGTCGCCGATGCCGGATGCGCGGGCGTGCCGGACAAGCAATGGGGCGAAGCGGTGAAAGCCTTCGTGGTGCTGAAACCCGGCGAGACCCTCAGCCGAGAAGAGATCACCGCGCGCTTCAAGGGCAAAATCGCCGGATACAAACGCCCGCGCTACATCGAATTCGTCGACGCCCTGCCCCGCGATCCGATTGGGAAGCTTCTTCGGAGGGAGTTGTCGACGCGACCAGTGAGCGAGGATCAGGCGGCTTAG
- a CDS encoding glutathione S-transferase family protein, which produces MTRPTLYTCARSRGLRATWAAEEAGVEVDLKVLPFPPRYLAPEYKEINPLGTVPMLVDGDAKLTESCAIAHYLATREGYTDLAIAPGEPDYAEYCDYTYHADATITFPQTVYMRFAIFEKDKGWAEAGEAYAKWFEKRLVKVEQRLDGREYLCADRFTVADICVGYALILSQNVGLDDRVPDSLKAYRERLTERDAYKRAFAREEEGRKALEAAN; this is translated from the coding sequence GTGACGCGGCCAACTCTTTATACCTGCGCCCGGTCTCGCGGGCTGCGTGCAACCTGGGCCGCGGAGGAAGCGGGGGTTGAGGTCGATCTCAAAGTCCTGCCATTTCCGCCGCGCTACCTTGCACCCGAGTACAAAGAGATCAATCCGCTCGGCACCGTTCCGATGCTCGTCGATGGTGATGCGAAGCTGACCGAAAGTTGTGCGATTGCGCACTACCTTGCGACCAGGGAGGGCTACACCGATCTTGCCATTGCGCCGGGCGAGCCGGATTACGCGGAATACTGCGATTACACCTACCACGCTGATGCAACGATCACCTTTCCTCAGACGGTCTATATGCGGTTCGCGATCTTCGAGAAGGACAAGGGCTGGGCCGAAGCTGGCGAGGCCTATGCCAAGTGGTTCGAAAAACGTCTCGTGAAAGTCGAGCAACGGCTCGATGGGCGCGAATATCTGTGCGCCGACCGCTTTACTGTGGCCGATATTTGCGTCGGCTACGCTCTGATCCTTTCGCAAAATGTCGGATTGGACGACCGTGTGCCGGACAGTCTGAAAGCGTACCGCGAACGGCTGACGGAACGCGACGCCTACAAACGGGCGTTTGCGCGGGAGGAAGAGGGGCGCAAGGCTTTGGAAGCGGCGAACTAA
- a CDS encoding DUF808 domain-containing protein produces the protein MPSGLAALLDDVAVIARTAAASADDIAVAAGRAGSKTAGVVIDDAAVTPSYVTGLSPARELPIIWAITKGSLFNKLIILLPGAILLSEFLPWLIIWILMLGGAFLCYEGAEKVMEKLGGAKHGKTLEDEIEDPLEFEKQRIAGAVRTDLILSAEIMAITLNELDLPTWWERGLALGLVGFVVTVVVYGVVALIVKMDDVGLHLTTQDSDAARALGRFLVNSVPKLLVALSVIGTVAMLWVGGGIIVHGTHEVGFHLLYDFTHGAEGWVAGVSGAFSGIAGWLTYAAISGVIGLALGAVIAFVLHKVIGWEGAH, from the coding sequence TTGCCTTCAGGATTGGCAGCATTGCTGGATGATGTGGCGGTAATCGCCCGAACTGCGGCGGCCTCGGCCGACGATATTGCGGTGGCTGCGGGCAGGGCGGGTTCCAAGACTGCTGGCGTGGTCATCGATGATGCGGCGGTCACGCCGAGTTATGTCACAGGCTTAAGCCCTGCGCGTGAACTGCCGATCATCTGGGCTATCACCAAAGGCAGCTTGTTCAACAAGCTGATCATATTGTTGCCCGGTGCAATTCTACTCTCCGAATTCCTGCCGTGGCTGATTATCTGGATTCTGATGCTCGGCGGCGCCTTCCTGTGTTACGAGGGCGCGGAAAAGGTGATGGAAAAGCTGGGCGGCGCGAAGCACGGCAAGACTCTCGAAGATGAGATCGAAGATCCGCTGGAATTCGAGAAACAGCGCATCGCGGGGGCCGTCCGCACCGACTTGATCCTGTCGGCAGAGATCATGGCCATCACCCTCAACGAGCTTGACCTGCCGACGTGGTGGGAACGCGGTCTGGCGCTGGGCCTGGTAGGCTTCGTGGTCACAGTTGTTGTCTATGGCGTCGTCGCACTGATCGTGAAAATGGACGATGTGGGACTGCATCTCACCACACAAGACAGCGACGCAGCTCGAGCGCTTGGCCGGTTCCTCGTGAACTCAGTGCCAAAACTTCTGGTCGCGCTTTCGGTCATAGGAACAGTAGCCATGCTGTGGGTCGGTGGGGGCATCATCGTACACGGCACGCACGAGGTTGGGTTTCACTTACTCTACGATTTCACCCACGGCGCGGAAGGATGGGTTGCCGGAGTTAGCGGAGCATTCTCGGGCATCGCGGGCTGGCTAACCTACGCGGCCATTTCCGGAGTAATCGGATTGGCACTAGGCGCGGTGATCGCATTTGTGTTGCACAAAGTGATCGGTTGGGAAGGAGCGCACTGA
- the rpsF gene encoding 30S ribosomal protein S6 — translation MAHYEHIFLARQDLSQAQVDALAATATEIVEANEGKVTKTETWGLKSLAYKIERNRKAHFVMLNIDGPGSVVAELERQTRINEDVIRYMTIRVEEHEEGPSVMMRKNERDRKRRSDREDRD, via the coding sequence ATGGCTCATTACGAGCATATCTTCCTCGCGCGTCAGGACCTCTCGCAGGCCCAGGTAGACGCGCTGGCGGCCACGGCGACCGAAATCGTCGAAGCGAACGAAGGCAAGGTCACCAAGACCGAAACCTGGGGCCTCAAATCCCTCGCTTACAAGATTGAGCGCAACCGCAAAGCACACTTCGTAATGCTCAACATCGACGGGCCCGGCTCGGTCGTCGCTGAGCTTGAGCGCCAGACGCGCATCAACGAAGACGTGATCCGCTACATGACCATCCGTGTCGAAGAGCACGAAGAAGGTCCAAGCGTAATGATGCGCAAGAACGAACGCGACCGTAAGCGTCGCTCTGACCGTGAGGACCGCGACTGA
- the rpsR gene encoding 30S ribosomal protein S18: protein MARPFFRRRKSCPFSGNDAPKIDYKDVRLLQGFMSERGKIVPSRITAVSAKKQRELAKAIKRARHIGLLPYIVK from the coding sequence ATGGCACGCCCGTTTTTCCGCCGCCGCAAGTCTTGCCCGTTCTCCGGCAATGACGCCCCCAAGATCGATTACAAAGACGTACGTCTGCTTCAGGGCTTCATGTCCGAGCGTGGCAAGATCGTGCCTTCGCGCATCACCGCCGTTTCTGCCAAGAAGCAGCGTGAGCTCGCCAAGGCGATCAAGCGCGCCCGTCACATCGGCCTGCTGCCGTACATCGTGAAGTAA
- the rplI gene encoding 50S ribosomal protein L9, whose product MDIILLERVEKLGTIGDIVTVKDGYARNFLLPQKKALRANDANKKVFEANRERLEKENAEKRTGAEATGEKVAGAEVILIRAASNTGQLYGSVNVRDMVAGLVEQGHDVDKKQVIMGAPIKTIGMHDVTVALHPEVHVTVKANVARSDDEAELQSQGVDVLAQMFEDEQKQIEEQADANRIDPNLEPGEIPAELLDEGAAPAEEAASDDASAEEEASE is encoded by the coding sequence ATGGATATCATTCTCCTCGAACGCGTCGAGAAACTCGGCACCATCGGCGACATCGTCACCGTGAAAGATGGCTACGCCCGCAACTTCCTGCTTCCGCAGAAGAAGGCCCTGCGCGCGAATGACGCCAACAAAAAGGTGTTCGAAGCCAATCGTGAGCGTCTTGAAAAAGAAAACGCCGAGAAGCGTACCGGTGCAGAAGCAACTGGCGAAAAGGTTGCTGGTGCAGAGGTCATTCTGATCCGCGCTGCATCGAACACCGGCCAGCTTTACGGCTCGGTCAACGTTCGCGACATGGTCGCCGGTCTGGTCGAACAAGGCCACGACGTCGACAAGAAGCAGGTCATCATGGGCGCGCCGATCAAGACGATCGGCATGCACGATGTGACCGTAGCGCTGCACCCAGAGGTGCACGTGACCGTCAAAGCCAACGTGGCGCGTTCGGACGACGAAGCTGAATTGCAGTCGCAAGGCGTAGACGTTCTGGCGCAGATGTTCGAAGACGAGCAGAAACAAATCGAGGAACAGGCCGACGCCAACCGCATCGACCCTAACCTTGAGCCGGGTGAAATCCCCGCTGAATTGCTCGACGAAGGCGCTGCTCCGGCAGAAGAAGCTGCTTCGGACGACGCTTCGGCAGAGGAAGAAGCCAGCGAATAA
- a CDS encoding AMP nucleosidase — protein sequence MTSIPDIIEQLQQHYSDAVTALRDDVIAFGRNGTVPPKRKREDGSYAYPQLTLHYSGVGEPLDRSRAFGRLEIPGTYTTTITRPDLFASYLAEQLELISAEYEIDVTVGRSRQEIPFPYVLDGEAGAAMVGIAPTDIAQHFPSTDLALIGDELADGIEFDEHQDMPLSLFDGLRTDYSLARLAHYTGTKVEDFQDFILFTNYHRYVDEFVNWGAQQICDGGYTGLTGAGGLNISECVDNAQEQLSDTAWRKHQMPAYHLIREDGRGITLVNIGVGPSNAKTICDHLAVLRPHAWMMIGHCGGVRSSQKIGDFVLAHAYLRDDHVLDAVLPPEIPIPPIAEVQQALAVAAEEVSGVQGANIKQRMRTGTVVTTDDRNWELHYSSSAKRFSQSRAIAVEMESATIAAQGYRFRVPYGTLLCVSDKPLHGEIKLPGQANQFYEQAIAAHLQIGLEACTRLRDEGDRLHSRKLRAFNEPPFR from the coding sequence ATGACCTCAATCCCCGACATCATCGAACAATTGCAACAGCACTATAGCGACGCGGTAACCGCCTTGCGCGACGACGTGATCGCCTTTGGCCGGAACGGTACGGTTCCTCCCAAGCGCAAACGCGAGGATGGCAGCTATGCCTACCCGCAGCTGACGTTGCATTATTCGGGTGTCGGAGAGCCGCTGGACCGCAGCCGCGCATTCGGGCGTCTTGAGATTCCAGGCACCTACACAACCACGATCACCCGGCCCGATCTGTTTGCGTCGTACCTCGCCGAACAGCTCGAACTGATCTCTGCCGAGTATGAGATTGATGTCACCGTTGGCCGGTCGCGGCAGGAAATCCCTTTTCCCTATGTGCTCGATGGCGAAGCCGGTGCAGCAATGGTCGGGATCGCCCCGACTGACATTGCTCAGCATTTCCCCTCAACCGACCTCGCCCTGATCGGAGACGAACTCGCAGACGGGATCGAGTTCGACGAGCATCAGGATATGCCGCTGTCGCTCTTCGACGGGCTGCGGACTGACTACTCATTGGCTCGTTTGGCACACTACACCGGAACCAAGGTCGAAGACTTTCAGGACTTCATCCTGTTCACCAACTATCACCGCTATGTCGATGAATTCGTGAACTGGGGTGCACAGCAGATCTGTGATGGCGGATATACCGGGCTGACCGGAGCGGGTGGCCTCAATATCAGCGAATGCGTCGACAATGCGCAGGAACAGCTCAGCGACACAGCTTGGCGCAAGCACCAAATGCCCGCTTACCACCTGATCCGCGAAGACGGCCGCGGGATTACCCTCGTCAACATCGGCGTCGGACCATCCAACGCCAAGACGATCTGCGACCACCTCGCCGTACTGCGCCCGCATGCATGGATGATGATCGGTCACTGCGGCGGTGTACGCTCCAGCCAGAAGATCGGCGATTTCGTGCTCGCGCACGCCTATCTGCGCGATGATCACGTGCTCGACGCCGTCCTCCCGCCTGAGATTCCGATCCCACCCATTGCGGAGGTCCAACAAGCGCTGGCTGTGGCGGCGGAAGAAGTGTCGGGCGTCCAGGGAGCAAACATCAAACAGCGCATGCGCACCGGTACGGTCGTGACCACCGACGACCGCAACTGGGAGCTGCACTATTCCAGCTCGGCCAAGCGTTTCTCGCAAAGCCGCGCGATCGCAGTCGAAATGGAAAGTGCCACCATCGCCGCACAGGGATACCGCTTCCGCGTTCCCTACGGCACGTTGCTATGCGTGTCGGACAAGCCGCTGCATGGCGAGATAAAATTGCCCGGTCAGGCAAACCAGTTCTACGAACAGGCGATCGCCGCGCACCTCCAGATTGGCTTGGAAGCCTGCACAAGACTACGGGACGAAGGCGACCGCCTGCACTCACGCAAACTGCGCGCGTTCAACGAGCCGCCGTTTAGATAA
- a CDS encoding RidA family protein, producing the protein MMDVKTHNPTPWLQGFGLHHAVEVTGGSRTLYLSGQTASAADGSPMHPGDIVAQYKAAWANVVDALKAAGMTPANLVRLNFYTTDVDAFMAGADQIMPIHGEAGAQIAATLLGVSRLYDPDIMIELEATAVA; encoded by the coding sequence ATGATGGATGTGAAAACGCATAATCCAACGCCGTGGCTACAGGGTTTCGGTCTCCACCATGCAGTGGAAGTAACCGGCGGTTCACGCACGTTGTATCTGTCTGGCCAGACGGCTTCAGCAGCCGATGGATCCCCTATGCATCCCGGCGATATTGTCGCGCAGTATAAGGCGGCTTGGGCCAATGTAGTAGACGCGCTTAAGGCAGCGGGCATGACGCCGGCCAATCTTGTTCGGCTTAACTTCTACACCACCGATGTAGATGCCTTCATGGCAGGAGCGGATCAGATCATGCCGATCCACGGTGAAGCTGGTGCGCAGATTGCGGCGACTCTGCTCGGTGTCTCAAGGCTGTACGATCCCGACATCATGATCGAGCTGGAGGCGACTGCGGTCGCCTGA
- a CDS encoding DUF4019 domain-containing protein, with amino-acid sequence MRKLIGICVGFLALLSSASSYAQDASREVNITAGSTAGWIPSEELEDQAKEAFERYFRLLDAQDYGVAHSMMGSGLQGMLPLDRFEEQERTARQNWGRTVSREITKITWTKDASNTPKPGIYVALDMTARFTKVDRHCGYMILHKAPDADSFVIARTQQSVLENQTAASIAQTSSPLQMELVWRIVARGCPNYQPPELPDTISDGIEFSSFAEAKASLVNRSDVETKLERGWTIIADKTNLAVWSFSPLGDPTHPSVLKRWVESTGPETSEMSMGLLCEAEKRLCDGLFEEMALANGFIPVTTEQ; translated from the coding sequence ATGCGAAAGCTCATCGGAATTTGTGTTGGGTTTCTGGCCCTTCTTTCTTCGGCCTCTTCGTACGCGCAGGATGCCTCTCGCGAGGTAAATATCACGGCTGGATCGACAGCAGGCTGGATTCCGAGTGAAGAACTAGAGGATCAGGCAAAGGAAGCGTTCGAACGATATTTCCGACTGCTCGATGCTCAAGACTATGGCGTAGCGCATTCAATGATGGGCTCGGGGCTACAGGGAATGCTCCCATTGGATAGATTTGAGGAGCAGGAACGCACTGCAAGACAAAACTGGGGACGCACGGTCTCACGCGAGATCACCAAAATCACCTGGACAAAGGATGCGTCGAACACGCCCAAGCCGGGCATCTACGTTGCGCTCGATATGACGGCGCGCTTTACCAAGGTTGATCGTCACTGCGGATACATGATCCTGCACAAGGCGCCCGATGCTGATAGCTTCGTCATCGCTCGCACTCAGCAATCGGTTCTTGAAAATCAGACGGCGGCATCAATCGCGCAGACCAGTTCGCCTCTGCAAATGGAGCTTGTCTGGCGCATTGTCGCTCGTGGCTGCCCCAACTATCAGCCACCAGAGCTTCCCGATACGATTTCAGACGGTATCGAATTTTCAAGCTTCGCCGAAGCCAAAGCGAGTCTAGTGAATCGGAGCGACGTGGAGACCAAACTAGAGCGGGGGTGGACGATCATTGCTGACAAAACCAACCTCGCGGTTTGGTCGTTCTCACCTCTTGGTGACCCCACCCATCCGAGCGTTCTTAAGAGGTGGGTCGAATCGACCGGTCCCGAGACTTCGGAAATGTCGATGGGCCTGCTTTGTGAAGCTGAGAAGCGGCTGTGTGATGGATTGTTCGAAGAGATGGCCTTGGCCAATGGCTTCATTCCGGTAACGACTGAACAATAG
- the rimK gene encoding 30S ribosomal protein S6--L-glutamate ligase, translating into MKIAMLARNPNLYSHKRLVEAAEERGHTLDILNTTRCTVNIASHRPTVMYRGETLSGYEAVIPRIGASITNYGLAVLRQFEMGGVWSLNESVAIGRSRDKLRSTQIMAKYGLGLPLTAYANDPKQAEEIIKAVNGPPVVIKLLEGTQGIGVVLAETLKGGASIIEAFRGANVNIMVQEFIKEAGGSDIRCLVVGGKVVAAMKRQGAEGEFRSNLHRGGTAELIKITPEERSTAVRAAKAMGLNVCGVDLLRSNHGPVIMEVNSSPGLEGIENATGKDVAGQIIQFIEGNAKPGATKTKGKG; encoded by the coding sequence ATGAAAATCGCAATGCTGGCGCGCAATCCGAACCTGTATTCGCACAAGCGCCTCGTCGAAGCGGCGGAGGAACGCGGGCACACACTCGATATTCTCAACACCACCCGCTGCACCGTGAACATCGCCAGCCACCGACCGACAGTGATGTATAGGGGCGAAACGCTGAGTGGTTACGAAGCGGTCATTCCGCGGATCGGGGCGTCGATCACCAATTACGGGCTCGCCGTTCTGCGGCAGTTCGAAATGGGCGGGGTCTGGTCGCTGAATGAGAGTGTCGCGATCGGCCGGAGCCGGGACAAACTGCGCTCAACCCAGATCATGGCAAAGTACGGTCTCGGCCTGCCGCTGACTGCTTATGCCAACGATCCGAAACAGGCCGAGGAGATCATCAAGGCGGTGAACGGACCGCCGGTGGTCATCAAACTGCTCGAAGGAACGCAGGGGATCGGCGTGGTGCTCGCAGAGACGTTGAAAGGTGGAGCGTCGATCATTGAGGCGTTTCGCGGCGCCAATGTAAACATCATGGTGCAGGAATTCATCAAGGAAGCAGGCGGGTCCGACATTCGCTGCCTCGTAGTGGGCGGTAAGGTGGTTGCCGCAATGAAGCGCCAGGGTGCAGAGGGCGAATTTCGTTCCAACCTCCACCGCGGCGGCACTGCCGAGCTGATCAAGATCACGCCCGAGGAGCGTTCGACCGCAGTGCGCGCGGCGAAAGCCATGGGCCTCAATGTCTGCGGCGTCGATCTGCTACGCAGCAATCACGGACCGGTCATCATGGAGGTCAATTCCTCACCGGGGCTCGAAGGCATCGAGAACGCGACCGGAAAAGACGTGGCTGGCCAAATCATCCAGTTTATCGAAGGCAATGCCAAACCGGGAGCGACCAAGACGAAGGGGAAGGGGTGA
- a CDS encoding RimK/LysX family protein — protein sequence MSQSARAAANLPSVGWRELVDLPDLGLSGIPAKIDSGARTSSLHGEVIEEIGRDGQSFVRFAVDWDGERHVCEAVHVDIRGITSSNGDTQRRYVIKTPLLIGQTQFRAEISLADRSEMKFPMLIGRSSLRRRFLVDSGHSWLQTPGIKSAKSHKS from the coding sequence ATGAGCCAATCGGCTCGCGCCGCCGCCAATTTGCCGAGTGTTGGGTGGCGCGAGTTGGTCGACCTGCCTGACCTTGGACTGTCGGGCATCCCCGCCAAGATCGACAGCGGTGCGCGCACATCCTCGCTGCACGGCGAAGTGATTGAAGAGATTGGGCGCGATGGCCAGAGCTTTGTGCGCTTTGCGGTCGATTGGGATGGGGAACGGCATGTCTGTGAAGCCGTTCATGTCGACATACGCGGCATCACCAGCTCGAATGGCGACACCCAGCGACGCTATGTCATCAAGACACCGCTGCTGATAGGGCAAACCCAATTCCGCGCCGAAATCAGCCTCGCAGATCGTTCGGAGATGAAGTTTCCCATGCTGATCGGTCGGTCCTCGCTACGCCGCCGTTTTCTCGTCGATAGCGGACATTCGTGGCTTCAAACGCCCGGCATAAAGTCGGCGAAGAGCCACAAATCATGA
- a CDS encoding YncE family protein produces the protein MAVRRIGLGLAPVMLMASAGCSAEDMDDLLPDPDANPPRSTLYVTNKRGNDLSVVDLQTGTEIQRVPTCDTPHELALSPDGSLLAVACYGSTTVDILQTAGLEKIVSVELGERAAPHGIVWMPSGNLYVTAEGRQSIFRLSNVEEPIGRKDEFKTGKEGSHMLAVAPDESAAWTTDLSSKTVTRVDLTGDAEPLSVTVGEEPEGISLTPDGKTLWVSARGSDQAFALDPTTMEVRETVETGRFPLRLLVRPQGDVAITSDLRDGGLTVIDLETAKVVRSIAVSSPDEAEQSFQVTILWSDNGERIYVAETASNTVAEVDYQSGEVLRRLEVGEGGDGLAILQPVGAE, from the coding sequence ATGGCTGTACGTCGGATCGGGCTGGGATTGGCTCCCGTCATGCTCATGGCATCCGCAGGATGCTCGGCAGAGGACATGGACGATCTACTCCCAGATCCGGACGCCAATCCGCCCCGGTCAACTCTCTACGTGACCAATAAGCGCGGGAACGATCTATCTGTCGTGGATCTCCAGACTGGTACGGAGATCCAGCGCGTCCCCACATGCGACACGCCGCACGAACTGGCGCTTTCACCGGATGGAAGTCTGCTGGCAGTCGCCTGCTATGGCAGCACGACAGTCGATATACTGCAAACCGCCGGGCTCGAAAAAATCGTCTCGGTGGAGCTTGGCGAACGCGCCGCGCCGCATGGCATTGTCTGGATGCCGAGCGGCAATCTCTATGTGACGGCGGAGGGACGCCAATCGATCTTTCGCTTGTCGAATGTCGAGGAGCCAATCGGTCGCAAGGATGAGTTCAAGACCGGCAAAGAGGGCAGCCATATGCTCGCAGTAGCCCCTGACGAAAGCGCCGCGTGGACTACTGACCTATCATCGAAGACAGTCACCCGCGTCGATCTGACAGGGGATGCAGAACCACTATCGGTGACGGTCGGGGAGGAGCCGGAGGGTATCTCTCTAACTCCAGACGGCAAGACATTGTGGGTGTCCGCCCGAGGTTCCGATCAGGCATTCGCGCTTGACCCAACGACGATGGAAGTGCGCGAGACGGTTGAGACAGGCCGCTTCCCGCTGCGTCTTCTGGTTCGCCCTCAGGGCGATGTCGCCATCACGTCCGATCTTCGCGATGGCGGCCTTACCGTGATCGATCTGGAAACGGCCAAAGTCGTTCGCAGCATTGCGGTTTCCAGTCCGGACGAAGCAGAGCAGAGTTTTCAGGTCACTATCCTTTGGTCTGACAATGGCGAACGGATCTATGTGGCTGAAACAGCCAGCAATACGGTTGCTGAAGTCGATTATCAAAGCGGTGAGGTGCTGCGCCGTCTGGAAGTTGGCGAAGGTGGGGACGGGCTAGCAATTCTGCAGCCGGTTGGTGCTGAATGA